The DNA segment CGCCGGATGCCGGCGCGGACCCGGAAAATGCCGCCCCGGGCCTGTGCAGCAGATCGGCAACGCTTGAGCCCCTTTCCCGTCGAAGCGCGGACCTTTGCCCCGCCAGTGATCACGCCTGCGTGAGCTTAGACCAATTCCGCCAATGGGCCTACAGGCTCAAGCACACGCGGTATCAGATCGACGCGCCGCCATCGAGCACGACGAGGCTGCCCGTCATGAAGGGGTTGAGCATGCAGGCGATGATTTGCCGCGCCACGTCGTCCGCCGTGCCGACCCGGCCGAGCGGCAGTCCCTTGCCGATCTGCTCGAGCCGCGCGGTCCGCTGTTCGGGCGGCATGCCGTCCCACAGCGGCGTGTCGGCCGGCCCGGGGATCACGGTGTTGACGCGGACCGGCGCCATCTCGAGAGCCAGTCCGCGCGACAGGGCGTTGACGGCCGCGCCAATGGCCGAGAGGACGGCGATCCCCTTGGGCGGGCGCAGCGTCGCCGAGCCGGTGACGAGGGTCAGCGATCCGCCCGGATTGAAGCGGGCGCCGCGCGCGATGTGCACGGCGCTCCAGAACCGGGCGTCGGCCTGTTCCTTCATGTGCTCGAGGCTGAGCGGGCCGGGCGGGGGGAGCTGGCCGGCGGTGAGCACGATGTGATCGAACGGCTCCTGTCCGGCGAAGAAGTTGTCGATGGCGCCGCCGTCACGCACGTCGAGCACCGCCGTGGCGCACTGGCCGCCGATGCGCCCGGCGGCGGCGCGTAGCTTGTCGGCCGAGCGGGATGCGAGAGTCACCCGCGCGTCCGCCGCCGCGGCATGCCGGCCCACGGCCTCGCCGAAGCCGGAGCTGCCTCCGATCACGAGGACTTTCGCGTTCTCCAGCGTCAGCGTGGCCATCGGCGATCCGTCCTATGCCGACTTGGTGAAGTTGAGGTTCAGCTTGAGCAGACCCATCATGATGCCGGGCTGATGCTCGAACGTGTTGCCTTCGCCATATTCCAGGCTGTCGATCCGGTCGAGCAGCCGATCCCAGGCGATCTGCTGTTCCAGCCGCGAGATGCCGGCGCCGGGGCAGATGCGCGGACCCTGCGAGAAGGTCAGGTGACGGCCCACGCCCTTGCGGTCCAGCATGACGTCGTGCGGGCATTCGAACTCGTCCGGGTCCAGATTGCCGGCCGCCCAGCGCATGTGGAGAATGGAGCCCTTGGGCACTTTCACGCCCTGGAATTCCTCGTCCTGGATGGTGTAGCGGGTCGACAGGCCCTGCGTCGGCGCGCGCAGCCGCATGCCTTCCTCGGTAAAGGGCCGCAGCTTGGAGCGATCGTTCTTGATGGTCTTGAACAGATCGGGATCCTCGCACAGCAGCTGCGCCTGTTCGGCGATGGCGTACTGGGTGGTCTCCAGGCCGCCGATCAGCATGGCATAGACGATGCCGTTGATCTCGATGTCCGTCAGCTTGCGGTCGAGGGCCTTGTAGTGGACCTGGGTCAGGAACGAGA comes from the Iodidimonas sp. SYSU 1G8 genome and includes:
- a CDS encoding SDR family oxidoreductase: MATLTLENAKVLVIGGSSGFGEAVGRHAAAADARVTLASRSADKLRAAAGRIGGQCATAVLDVRDGGAIDNFFAGQEPFDHIVLTAGQLPPPGPLSLEHMKEQADARFWSAVHIARGARFNPGGSLTLVTGSATLRPPKGIAVLSAIGAAVNALSRGLALEMAPVRVNTVIPGPADTPLWDGMPPEQRTARLEQIGKGLPLGRVGTADDVARQIIACMLNPFMTGSLVVLDGGASI